From a single Staphylococcus epidermidis genomic region:
- a CDS encoding extracellular solute-binding protein, with the protein MFRKSMLILMIAVILFVTACSKDKTQDEAKRKADAKGKPDTWIADRKLKGLVFQSDNDASPKMNKEVAQELKKKTGITLELQTVSNEDSTEALTSGLASGDLPDFIVYYLDDSGRPEMKVLNKAAKQGRLTDLTKMLKNTKIYSKYFKKGYLPKDTKDNIMFNKEQDGTYLVHMGINRHPGQEERRTVGGPYVRKDIMDKLHIDPTSIKTSKDVEKLAEKMKEHHFKDDNGKEITPIGPTAWGGDDRTKFYNDLVWTGQSDEKFLNKGKKIIHESQTEYPLKRVHYVKDLMKKGLMTKEFYTMEENKAKEGLVNGSWGIVSDLHNYVTENQSMKYVPLGPLNTVKGKFRVEKPYKSGANGWAVPSTTEHPEDVVKLADFLASRRGKLLGQYGIKGRDYTLDKKGNPHVKPEVLKEVENNPDEAKKRGFRGAGSYWADHLGYTDIDNKADFGETEYGDNTKTKKTTPEKIADMWHYDQRQKHAKIVNGLTVKSFLSKYEYGEDLEVALDDYSDAIKRAYYSQSDKETKQIIDSAKQRLEEAGLNQFERYVENQRDKKGTQIIY; encoded by the coding sequence ATGTTTAGAAAGTCTATGCTCATCTTAATGATTGCTGTCATTTTGTTCGTAACAGCATGTAGCAAAGATAAAACGCAAGATGAAGCGAAAAGAAAAGCAGATGCTAAAGGTAAACCAGATACATGGATTGCAGATAGAAAGCTTAAAGGACTTGTGTTTCAAAGTGATAACGATGCCTCCCCTAAAATGAATAAAGAAGTCGCTCAAGAACTTAAGAAAAAGACTGGCATCACGTTAGAACTTCAAACCGTTTCTAATGAAGATTCCACAGAAGCATTAACTTCAGGACTCGCTTCAGGAGATTTACCCGACTTCATCGTTTATTACTTAGACGATAGTGGAAGACCTGAAATGAAAGTACTAAATAAAGCAGCGAAACAAGGTCGACTCACAGACTTAACGAAAATGCTTAAAAACACAAAAATTTATAGTAAGTATTTCAAAAAAGGATATTTACCAAAAGATACGAAAGATAACATCATGTTTAATAAAGAACAAGATGGAACGTACCTTGTACATATGGGGATTAACCGTCATCCAGGACAAGAAGAACGTCGCACTGTAGGTGGTCCTTACGTCAGAAAAGATATCATGGATAAACTTCATATCGACCCTACTTCTATCAAGACGTCCAAAGATGTAGAAAAACTTGCTGAAAAGATGAAAGAACACCACTTCAAAGATGATAATGGTAAAGAAATCACACCTATTGGCCCAACAGCGTGGGGCGGTGACGATCGTACTAAATTCTATAATGACCTTGTGTGGACTGGTCAGTCTGATGAGAAATTTTTAAATAAAGGTAAGAAAATTATACATGAATCACAAACCGAATATCCACTTAAACGTGTACATTACGTTAAAGACCTTATGAAGAAAGGCTTAATGACAAAAGAGTTCTATACAATGGAAGAAAATAAAGCAAAAGAAGGACTCGTTAATGGCTCATGGGGCATTGTTTCAGATTTACATAACTATGTTACTGAAAATCAAAGTATGAAATACGTTCCTCTTGGGCCACTCAATACAGTCAAAGGTAAATTTAGAGTTGAAAAGCCATATAAATCAGGCGCAAACGGTTGGGCTGTACCAAGTACGACTGAACATCCTGAAGACGTCGTTAAACTCGCTGATTTCCTTGCAAGTCGCAGAGGTAAATTACTCGGTCAGTACGGTATTAAAGGACGTGACTATACGTTAGATAAGAAAGGTAACCCTCATGTTAAACCTGAAGTGTTAAAAGAAGTTGAAAATAATCCAGACGAAGCTAAAAAACGTGGTTTTAGAGGTGCGGGTTCTTATTGGGCAGATCATCTTGGTTATACTGATATAGATAATAAAGCTGATTTCGGTGAAACTGAATACGGAGATAATACAAAAACGAAAAAGACGACTCCTGAAAAGATTGCTGATATGTGGCATTATGATCAAAGACAGAAACACGCCAAAATCGTAAACGGACTCACAGTAAAGTCATTCTTATCTAAATATGAATATGGCGAAGATTTAGAAGTTGCACTCGATGATTATAGTGACGCTATTAAACGTGCTTATTATTCTCAATCAGACAAGGAAACGAAACAAATTATTGATAGTGCTAAGCAACGTTTAGAAGAGGCAGGCTTAAATCAATTTGAAAGATACGTTGAAAATCAAAGAGATAAAAAAGGAACTCAAATTATTTATTAA
- a CDS encoding carbohydrate ABC transporter permease: protein MKVSQDKSALVIRIISLIIIIGLVITIILPMINIFALAFNSGVDAQKGGITFYPRKFSLDNFKEIFKQGTLLNALFISIAKTVIGTILSVILTAMAAYVLTIKSLPFRRIISFFLVFTMLFSVGVVPLYILLNQLHLTDTFWVYILPSLYSVYNILIMRTFFNQLPSSVIEAARVDGCNDFQIFWKIVLPMSKPVVASITLFNAVSQWNDWFTGAFFVRNPNLKPLATVLQDMLTKQAAIADALKQKSGSYAMLDKLTITGDSMQMAMIVLLTIPVLFLFPFVQKHFVKGITIGSTKE from the coding sequence ATGAAAGTTTCACAAGATAAAAGTGCGCTTGTCATTCGTATTATCTCATTAATCATTATTATTGGCTTAGTAATCACAATTATCCTCCCGATGATTAATATCTTTGCCTTAGCATTTAACTCTGGGGTAGATGCTCAAAAAGGTGGCATCACTTTCTACCCGCGTAAATTTTCACTAGATAATTTTAAGGAGATATTTAAACAAGGCACGTTATTAAATGCATTATTTATTAGTATCGCAAAGACAGTCATAGGAACGATACTAAGCGTCATATTAACAGCTATGGCTGCATACGTTCTAACAATCAAAAGTTTACCGTTTCGAAGAATCATCTCATTCTTCCTAGTCTTTACGATGTTATTCAGTGTCGGTGTTGTACCACTTTATATCCTATTAAATCAACTTCATTTAACTGATACATTCTGGGTATACATTTTACCGTCACTTTATAGCGTTTATAACATTTTAATTATGCGTACATTCTTCAATCAATTACCTAGTAGTGTGATTGAAGCCGCTAGAGTAGATGGTTGTAATGACTTTCAAATCTTTTGGAAAATTGTCTTACCCATGAGTAAACCCGTGGTGGCATCAATTACATTATTTAACGCCGTGAGTCAGTGGAATGATTGGTTTACAGGTGCATTCTTCGTACGTAATCCAAACCTCAAACCGTTAGCTACTGTTTTACAAGATATGTTAACGAAACAAGCTGCCATTGCAGATGCTTTAAAACAAAAGTCAGGTTCATATGCGATGTTAGACAAGTTGACAATTACAGGGGACTCAATGCAGATGGCAATGATTGTACTATTAACAATTCCAGTATTATTCCTCTTCCCATTTGTTCAGAAGCATTTTGTAAAAGGTATAACTATCGGTTCGACAAAAGAGTAA
- a CDS encoding metallophosphoesterase family protein, protein MTTILQLSDLHIGPHNDEKDQKTYDLIHHMMTHYQPDITVLTGDQIWSEGVIDSGRVYKKLMEYLNRYDTQIATTFGNHDTEGHLKRSDLRAIEDQYSTNYVQKNHSLIVDDKEAYTIEVVNNDTVTHVLYVIDGGDYNPFGIGDYDFIRPEHVNWLRETHQAYQTQFQHNFQHNLLFTHIPLQEYREVENIGEYHGIFNEPIACSKINSGLFSQMLLNGDIEGMFCGHDHDNDFTINLYGIRLSFGRIGGYNTYGDLQRGARLIELQPDAIYKSKVLEFDDRF, encoded by the coding sequence ATGACTACAATTCTACAATTAAGCGATTTACATATTGGGCCACACAATGATGAAAAAGATCAAAAAACTTACGATTTAATTCATCATATGATGACACACTATCAACCTGACATCACAGTATTAACAGGTGACCAAATTTGGTCTGAAGGCGTCATTGATTCAGGTCGCGTTTATAAAAAATTAATGGAGTATTTAAATCGATATGATACGCAAATTGCAACGACATTTGGTAATCACGATACAGAGGGGCATCTCAAACGTTCAGACTTACGCGCTATTGAGGACCAATATTCTACCAACTATGTACAGAAAAATCATAGCCTCATTGTTGATGATAAAGAAGCTTATACAATAGAAGTTGTAAACAACGATACAGTCACACATGTGCTTTATGTTATTGATGGAGGAGATTATAATCCATTTGGCATAGGTGATTATGATTTTATAAGACCTGAACATGTGAATTGGCTTAGGGAAACACATCAAGCATATCAAACTCAATTTCAACACAACTTTCAACATAACTTATTATTTACACATATTCCATTACAAGAATATAGAGAAGTTGAGAATATTGGTGAATATCATGGCATTTTCAATGAACCTATTGCGTGCTCAAAAATTAATTCCGGATTATTTAGTCAGATGTTACTAAACGGTGATATTGAAGGTATGTTCTGCGGTCATGACCATGACAATGATTTTACGATTAATTTATATGGGATTCGCCTTAGCTTTGGTCGTATTGGTGGTTACAATACTTATGGTGATTTACAACGTGGGGCTAGATTAATTGAGTTGCAACCTGACGCTATATATAAATCGAAAGTGTTAGAATTTGATGATCGTTTCTAA
- a CDS encoding MATE family efflux transporter: MIVSKRTFRSLYIPILIEQLFILIMGQADTLMLNSYSTDAVAASGMISQILMLITFLITIIHVGTNIRIVHLKEHQPSSISQEIYHNLLFNSIVSIVFTIVIGIAFELILRLFQVPQDIFKLTYQFGMIILSVLTLTTCHMYIGTVLRVMNHASSATRITIISNVTNIILNGIVLFIIPQYVGNPVLGVAVVTAFSRLLGCTLALIALIQIFRPFKHYFKLSWKKIYQVSTLGIPTAGEQISYNFAQTFTTAFIAMLGTQVIAAKSVSTVLSGLSFSCAMAFSAASQIYLGKFISRRRYRTLKKVVIKSIWFNITQSFMIMTCVFIGFIVCGRWITHDIQTYHLIIYYLVILFGLEPIRAINNLIVDLLNVTGDVRYPVTVSVVTTWLLLLPGSYLLGIHWRLGYTGIILVSIADEALRFIIMYLRWRNDRWQARMKQIGV; the protein is encoded by the coding sequence ATGATCGTTTCTAAAAGAACGTTTCGGTCATTATACATTCCTATTTTGATAGAACAACTTTTCATACTCATCATGGGTCAAGCTGATACATTGATGTTAAACAGCTATAGCACTGATGCCGTTGCTGCTTCGGGAATGATAAGCCAAATACTCATGCTCATCACGTTTCTGATTACAATCATTCATGTGGGTACAAATATACGTATTGTTCATTTGAAGGAACATCAACCTTCAAGTATTTCACAAGAGATTTATCATAATTTGTTATTCAATAGCATAGTATCTATCGTATTTACGATTGTGATTGGGATCGCATTCGAACTTATCTTACGACTTTTTCAGGTACCTCAAGATATATTCAAACTGACCTATCAATTTGGAATGATTATATTGAGTGTACTCACTTTAACGACCTGTCACATGTATATTGGTACTGTATTACGTGTCATGAATCATGCATCATCAGCTACACGCATTACTATCATTAGTAATGTGACTAATATCATTTTGAACGGTATCGTACTCTTTATTATTCCACAATATGTAGGTAACCCTGTATTAGGTGTCGCGGTGGTAACAGCGTTCAGTCGTTTATTGGGATGTACTTTAGCTTTAATTGCGCTGATACAAATTTTCCGTCCATTCAAGCATTACTTCAAGCTGAGCTGGAAGAAAATATATCAGGTTTCGACATTAGGTATCCCAACAGCAGGTGAACAAATTTCTTATAATTTTGCACAGACATTTACAACTGCATTTATTGCGATGTTAGGCACTCAAGTCATCGCTGCGAAATCTGTTTCTACTGTTTTAAGCGGCCTGTCTTTTAGTTGTGCTATGGCATTTAGTGCTGCTAGCCAAATTTATTTAGGAAAATTTATATCCCGTCGACGTTACCGTACTTTAAAGAAAGTTGTTATAAAAAGTATTTGGTTTAATATCACACAATCTTTCATGATTATGACGTGTGTATTTATAGGATTTATAGTGTGTGGACGTTGGATAACACACGACATACAAACCTATCATTTAATCATTTACTATCTTGTTATACTTTTTGGATTAGAACCGATACGTGCAATTAATAATCTAATTGTAGATTTATTAAACGTGACAGGGGATGTACGTTATCCAGTCACCGTGAGTGTTGTGACCACATGGTTGTTATTATTACCTGGAAGTTATCTATTAGGGATTCATTGGAGATTAGGTTATACAGGAATTATTTTAGTGAGTATTGCTGATGAAGCGCTGAGATTTATCATTATGTATCTTAGATGGCGAAATGATCGTTGGCAAGCACGAATGAAGCAGATTGGAGTATAG
- a CDS encoding DeoR/GlpR family DNA-binding transcription regulator encodes MYKRNERLNLIRKRVDQYGQVAVKDLAIFLQVTPETVRKDLETLENDKLITRTHGGAIQYNHINKEKSYANKWQKQSQVKERIAKKAALQIKSGEIIVIDGGTTTGRIPQYLNDITQTTIVTNSLKIADELNRAIEEQRIQAEVIMLAGKTNTEQDVVRGHMTNELLQRFKFDKAFISCGSFDTSDCYEFDLEEAHASHIMIQKSQLSYLLADSSKRDAHASYRIDGFSEIDYMISDYAKPQNIEYFNQKHWLQI; translated from the coding sequence ATGTATAAAAGAAATGAACGTTTGAATCTTATTCGTAAACGTGTTGATCAGTACGGACAGGTGGCAGTAAAAGATTTAGCTATATTCTTACAAGTTACGCCTGAAACCGTGAGAAAAGATTTAGAAACCTTAGAAAACGATAAACTGATTACACGTACACATGGAGGTGCGATACAATACAATCATATTAATAAAGAGAAATCATATGCGAATAAGTGGCAGAAACAATCACAAGTAAAAGAGCGTATTGCTAAGAAAGCTGCTTTGCAAATAAAGTCTGGAGAAATTATTGTCATCGATGGTGGAACCACAACAGGGCGAATTCCTCAATATCTCAATGATATTACTCAGACCACGATTGTGACGAATTCTCTGAAGATTGCGGATGAATTGAATCGTGCTATAGAGGAGCAACGAATTCAAGCAGAAGTGATTATGCTTGCTGGAAAGACGAATACTGAACAAGATGTTGTGCGCGGGCATATGACGAATGAGTTATTACAACGTTTTAAATTTGATAAAGCTTTTATTTCATGTGGTTCGTTTGATACGAGTGATTGTTATGAATTTGATCTGGAAGAAGCGCATGCAAGTCACATTATGATTCAAAAAAGTCAACTGAGTTATCTCTTAGCGGATAGTAGTAAGCGAGATGCGCATGCGTCGTATCGTATTGATGGTTTTAGCGAAATTGATTATATGATTTCTGATTATGCTAAACCTCAGAATATAGAATATTTTAATCAGAAGCATTGGTTACAGATTTAA
- a CDS encoding response regulator transcription factor gives MTNILIVEDEQNLARFIELELTHENYTVDIENDGKVGLDKALSKPYDLYILDLMLPNINGLEICRQIRQKTTTPIIIITAKSETYDKVAGLDYGADDYIVKPFDIEELLARIRAVLRRQPDKDVLDINGIIIDKDAFKVTVNGHQLELTKTEYDLLYVLAENRNHVMQREQILDHVWGYNSEVETNVVDVYIRYLRNKLKPFNKEKSIETVRGVGYVIR, from the coding sequence ATGACAAATATTTTAATTGTAGAAGATGAGCAAAATCTTGCTAGATTTATAGAGCTTGAGTTAACTCATGAAAATTATACTGTTGATATAGAGAATGATGGAAAGGTGGGTTTGGATAAAGCATTATCTAAGCCCTATGATTTATATATATTAGACTTAATGCTTCCAAACATAAATGGTCTAGAAATTTGTAGACAAATTCGTCAAAAAACAACTACTCCAATTATCATCATTACTGCGAAAAGCGAGACATATGATAAAGTAGCTGGATTGGACTATGGGGCAGATGACTACATTGTAAAACCCTTTGATATAGAAGAATTGCTTGCAAGAATAAGAGCGGTATTGCGCAGACAGCCAGATAAAGATGTTTTAGATATCAATGGTATTATCATTGATAAAGATGCCTTTAAAGTTACTGTTAATGGCCATCAATTAGAATTAACTAAAACAGAATACGATTTACTATATGTTTTAGCTGAAAATCGTAACCACGTCATGCAACGTGAACAAATTCTCGATCACGTATGGGGGTATAATAGTGAAGTAGAAACGAATGTCGTTGATGTTTATATTCGTTATTTACGTAATAAACTCAAACCTTTTAATAAAGAAAAATCCATAGAAACAGTACGTGGCGTAGGGTATGTGATTCGATGA
- a CDS encoding HAMP domain-containing histidine kinase, translated as MIKRQKLKYKWMLITTLITFTTILLFCLIIIFFLKDTLRSSEIDEAERSSNDIANLFHSKSLSDISALDLNASLENFQEILIYDDKGRKLIQTSNDNTLAYDNKIDFKHPERIHIQRSHGINYLVITEPIRSKDFSGYSVLVHSLQNYDNLVKSLYIVALAFGLIATIITAGVSYIFSSQITKPIVTMSNKMNQIRRDGFQNKLELTTNYEETDNLIDTFNEMMYQIEESFNQQRQFVEDASHELRTPLQIIQGHLNLIQRWGKKDPAVLEESLNISIEEVNRITKLVEELLLLTKDRVNHNVLECENVDVNSEIQSRVKSLQHLHPDYTFETHLATKPIQLKINRHQFEQLLLIFIDNAMKYDTEHKHIKIVTQLKNKMIMIDITDHGMGIPKADLEFIFDRFYRVDKSRARSQGGNGLGLSIAEKIVQLNGGMIQVESELQKYTTFKISFPVLN; from the coding sequence ATGATTAAGCGCCAAAAATTAAAATATAAATGGATGCTTATTACGACGCTCATTACCTTCACGACAATATTACTTTTCTGCTTAATTATTATTTTCTTTTTAAAAGATACTTTACGAAGTAGTGAAATTGACGAAGCTGAAAGAAGTTCAAATGATATCGCCAATCTGTTCCATTCTAAATCTTTAAGTGATATATCTGCATTGGATTTAAATGCATCCTTAGAAAATTTTCAAGAAATATTGATTTATGATGATAAGGGTAGGAAGTTAATTCAAACATCAAATGATAATACACTTGCTTATGATAACAAAATTGATTTCAAACATCCTGAACGTATACATATTCAAAGAAGCCACGGTATTAATTACTTAGTAATAACTGAACCTATACGTTCGAAAGATTTTTCTGGATACAGTGTATTAGTCCATTCTCTTCAAAATTATGATAATCTCGTTAAATCACTTTATATAGTTGCACTTGCTTTTGGATTAATTGCAACCATTATTACTGCCGGCGTGAGTTATATCTTTTCTTCACAAATTACTAAACCGATAGTTACAATGTCCAATAAAATGAATCAAATTAGAAGAGATGGTTTTCAAAATAAACTTGAATTAACTACAAATTATGAAGAAACAGATAATTTAATTGATACTTTTAATGAAATGATGTATCAAATAGAAGAATCTTTTAATCAGCAACGTCAATTTGTCGAGGATGCTTCACACGAATTAAGAACGCCACTGCAGATTATTCAAGGTCATCTAAATTTAATCCAACGTTGGGGGAAAAAAGATCCAGCAGTTTTGGAAGAATCTTTGAATATTTCAATTGAAGAAGTGAATCGAATAACAAAACTTGTCGAAGAACTACTTTTACTTACCAAAGATAGAGTCAATCATAATGTTTTGGAATGTGAAAATGTAGACGTAAATAGCGAGATTCAATCACGTGTGAAGTCACTGCAACACCTACATCCAGATTATACTTTTGAAACACATCTTGCTACTAAGCCTATCCAATTAAAAATTAACCGTCATCAGTTTGAACAACTCTTACTCATATTTATTGATAATGCAATGAAATACGACACTGAACATAAGCACATTAAAATTGTTACTCAACTAAAAAATAAAATGATTATGATTGATATTACTGATCATGGTATGGGTATACCAAAAGCTGACTTAGAATTTATCTTTGATAGATTTTATCGTGTAGATAAATCACGTGCTCGTAGTCAAGGAGGCAATGGATTAGGACTATCAATAGCGGAAAAAATTGTGCAACTTAACGGTGGTATGATTCAGGTAGAAAGTGAACTACAAAAGTACACGACTTTCAAAATCAGTTTTCCAGTACTAAACTAA
- a CDS encoding 2-oxoglutarate dehydrogenase E1 component, producing the protein MTKNKKEFTEAPVNFGANLGLMLDLYDDYLQDPSSVPEDLQVLFSTIKTGEAHIEAKPTTDGGGSQAGDSTIKRVMRLIDNIRQYGHLKADIYPVNPPERQNVPKLEIEDFDLDKETLEKISSGIVSEHFKDIYDNAYDAIVRMERRYKGPIAFEYTHINNNKERVWLKRRIETPYKASLNDNQKKELFKKLAHVEGFEKYLHKNFVGAKRFSIEGVDTLVPMLQHTITLAGNEGIKNIQIGMAHRGRLNVLTHVLEKPYEMMISEFMHTDPMKFLPEDGSLELTSGWTSDVKYHLGGVKTTNSYGIEQRISLANNPSHLEIVAPVVAGKTRAAQDNTHQVGAPSTDFHKAMPIIIHGDAAYPGQGINFETMNLGSLKGYSTGGSLHIITNNRIGFTTEPIDGRSTTYSSDVAKGYDVPILHVNADDVEATIEAIEIAMEFRKEFHKDVVIDLVGYRRYGHNEMDEPSITNPVPYQNIRKHDSVEILYGKKLVDEGIISEDEMNEVIDGVQKEMRTAHDKIDKNDKMNNPDMEKPESLQLPLQSDTKDFSFDHLKEINDAMLDYPKDFHVLKKLNKVLEKRREPFEKEEGLVDWAQAEQLAFATILQDGTSIRLTGQDSERGTFSHRHAVLHDEENGNTFTPLHHVPQQQATFDIHNSPLSEAAVVGFEYGYNVENKGNFNIWEAQYGDFSNMSQMMFDNFLSSSRAKWGERSGLTLFLPHAFEGQGPEHSSARLERFLQLAAENNSTVVNLSSASNYFHLLRAQAASLDTLEMRPLIVMSPKSLLRNKTVAKPIDEFTSGGFKPIITEDIDEQKVKKVILASGKMYIDLKEYLAKNPNDSILLIAVERLYPFPEEEIKEVLKSLPHLENVSWVQEEPKNQGAWLFVYPYLKALVANKYDLTYHGRIQRAAPAEGDGEIHKLVQTKIIESSINN; encoded by the coding sequence ATGACTAAGAACAAGAAAGAATTTACAGAGGCTCCTGTAAACTTCGGCGCAAATCTTGGCCTTATGCTAGATTTGTATGATGATTATCTACAAGATCCATCATCCGTACCTGAAGATTTACAAGTCTTGTTCAGTACAATTAAAACAGGTGAAGCTCATATCGAAGCTAAACCTACCACTGATGGGGGTGGTTCACAAGCGGGAGATAGCACAATTAAACGTGTTATGCGCTTAATCGATAATATTCGTCAATACGGACATTTAAAAGCAGATATTTATCCAGTAAATCCTCCAGAGCGTCAAAATGTTCCTAAATTGGAAATCGAAGATTTTGATTTAGATAAAGAAACTTTGGAAAAAATATCATCTGGAATTGTCTCTGAACATTTTAAAGACATTTATGACAATGCCTATGATGCAATTGTTCGTATGGAAAGACGTTACAAAGGACCGATAGCTTTTGAATACACTCACATTAATAATAATAAAGAACGTGTGTGGTTAAAAAGAAGAATTGAAACGCCTTATAAAGCAAGTTTAAACGATAATCAAAAAAAAGAACTTTTCAAAAAACTCGCACACGTAGAAGGTTTTGAAAAATATTTGCACAAAAATTTTGTTGGGGCTAAACGTTTTTCAATTGAAGGCGTCGACACATTAGTTCCAATGCTTCAACACACAATCACATTAGCAGGTAACGAGGGGATTAAAAACATTCAAATCGGTATGGCTCACCGTGGACGTTTAAATGTATTAACGCATGTCTTGGAAAAACCTTATGAGATGATGATTTCAGAATTTATGCATACAGATCCAATGAAGTTTTTACCTGAAGATGGTAGTTTAGAATTAACCTCAGGTTGGACTTCAGATGTGAAGTATCACCTAGGTGGCGTTAAAACGACTAACTCATACGGAATAGAACAGCGTATTTCTTTAGCGAATAATCCAAGTCATTTAGAAATCGTTGCACCCGTTGTTGCTGGTAAAACAAGAGCAGCCCAAGATAATACACATCAAGTAGGAGCTCCATCTACCGACTTCCATAAAGCAATGCCGATTATTATACATGGTGATGCGGCATATCCAGGTCAAGGTATTAATTTTGAAACGATGAACTTAGGTAGTTTAAAAGGATATTCTACAGGTGGTTCACTTCATATTATTACAAATAATAGAATCGGTTTTACAACTGAACCTATTGATGGACGTTCAACAACGTACTCTTCCGACGTAGCTAAAGGTTACGATGTTCCAATACTACATGTAAATGCCGATGATGTAGAAGCAACAATTGAAGCTATTGAAATTGCAATGGAATTCCGTAAAGAATTTCATAAAGATGTCGTTATTGACTTAGTAGGTTATCGTCGCTATGGGCACAATGAAATGGATGAACCTTCTATTACTAATCCAGTTCCATACCAAAACATTAGAAAACATGATTCAGTTGAAATTTTATATGGTAAAAAGTTAGTTGATGAAGGAATTATTTCCGAAGACGAAATGAATGAAGTCATTGACGGTGTTCAAAAAGAAATGCGAACAGCACATGATAAAATTGATAAAAATGACAAAATGAATAATCCAGATATGGAAAAACCAGAATCACTTCAACTACCTTTACAAAGTGATACGAAAGATTTCTCATTTGATCATTTAAAAGAAATCAATGATGCAATGCTTGATTACCCAAAAGATTTTCATGTGCTAAAAAAGCTCAATAAAGTACTAGAAAAACGTAGAGAACCTTTTGAAAAAGAGGAGGGGCTCGTCGATTGGGCTCAAGCAGAGCAACTTGCATTTGCAACCATATTACAAGATGGAACTTCAATTCGTTTAACAGGTCAAGATAGTGAAAGGGGAACATTTAGCCATAGACATGCTGTGCTTCATGATGAAGAAAATGGTAATACATTCACACCATTGCATCATGTACCTCAACAACAGGCTACTTTTGATATTCATAATTCGCCATTATCTGAAGCAGCTGTAGTTGGATTTGAGTATGGTTATAACGTCGAAAATAAAGGTAACTTTAACATATGGGAAGCTCAATATGGCGACTTTTCGAATATGTCCCAAATGATGTTTGACAATTTCCTCTCAAGTTCTCGCGCAAAATGGGGTGAGCGTTCAGGTTTAACACTTTTCTTACCACATGCTTTTGAAGGACAGGGACCAGAGCATTCATCGGCACGCTTAGAAAGATTTCTACAATTAGCCGCTGAAAATAATTCAACTGTAGTTAATCTATCTAGTGCAAGTAATTACTTCCATTTACTACGTGCACAAGCCGCTAGTTTAGATACCTTAGAAATGAGACCATTAATTGTCATGTCACCTAAGAGTCTTTTAAGAAATAAAACAGTAGCTAAACCTATTGATGAGTTTACATCTGGCGGTTTTAAACCTATCATCACAGAAGATATCGATGAACAAAAAGTCAAAAAAGTGATTTTAGCATCAGGAAAGATGTATATTGACCTAAAAGAATATTTAGCTAAAAATCCTAACGATTCTATTCTTCTCATAGCAGTAGAAAGATTATATCCGTTCCCAGAAGAAGAAATTAAAGAAGTATTAAAATCGTTACCTCATCTTGAAAATGTGTCATGGGTTCAAGAAGAACCTAAAAATCAAGGTGCATGGTTATTCGTGTATCCTTATCTAAAAGCACTTGTTGCTAATAAATATGATTTAACTTATCACGGTAGAATACAAAGAGCTGCACCTGCTGAAGGCGATGGAGAAATTCATAAACTTGTACAAACTAAAATTATTGAAAGTAGCATTAACAATTAA